A part of Molothrus aeneus isolate 106 unplaced genomic scaffold, BPBGC_Maene_1.0 scaffold_30, whole genome shotgun sequence genomic DNA contains:
- the SPC24 gene encoding kinetochore protein Spc24, translated as MPRKNPQKISINTPKNTEPLSPQPARFRLPLPIPIRDVGLAQHHGAEPLPVQALVALRAELAGLHPPQRLRQLPELLLVDVAVAQRRLQQPPAPQEAQIQQELAVPRPRPQVRAARPVQRGLGAVRVRAGHGHQAEAADADPVPLPQPQQPLHVALGPGAAGARRELPQERPRRHRRALQRAPVRHRAGQAGGESQSGQRGGRDTGAAAGGGGGFAQRRGDPGGFPPVEEVEELSQELLRELSSGCTEELLRRGLHRRERLHRRLREAQGKARELAQGLAEAEAGLCHRLRGAQADVQRLRGRRQELDTELERAQGSLSGARDKTQALRRALEELQEQLQQLEQHQEEEEEEHSLPPDVYVAQLYYEISRIDWDCSAQPGHIRGVHYGPDIAVPLDLDGAQHSGTFVSDFLWGLVPTEWRPRRPPVLPREPLAP; from the exons atgcctcgaaaaaacccccaaaaaatctcaataaacaccccaaaaaat ACCGAGCCCCTTTCACCCCAACCCGCGCGGTTTcgcctccccctccccatccccatccgCGATGTCGGCCTCGCTCAGCACCACGGCGCGGAGCCTCTCCCGGTGCAGGCGCTCGTTGCGCTCCGAGCGGAGCTCGCCGGGCTCCATCCTCCGCAGCGCCTCCGGCAGCTTCCCGAACTCCTCCTCGTTGATGTCGCAGTCGCGCAGCGCCGcctccagcagccaccagcGCCCCAAGAAGCCCAGATCCAGCAGGAGCTCGCGGTCCCACGGCCGCGGCCGCAGGTGCGGGCAGCGCGCCCGGTACAGCGCGGGCTCGGAGCCGTGCGGGTCCGTGCCGGCCACGGCCACCAGGCCGAAGCTGCGGACGCGGATCCGGTGCCGCTCCCGCAGCCGCAGCAGCCGCTGCACGTGGCGCTCggcccgggggctgcgggagccCGGcgggagctgccccaggagcgcccccgccgccaccgccgcgcCCTCCAGAGAGCTCCGGTCCGGCACCGAGCGGGCCAGGCCGGCGGCGAGAGCCAGAGCGGCCAGAGAGGCGGCCGTGAcaccggggcggcggcgggcggaggAGGCGGCTTCGCGCAGCGACGAGGA GATCCCGGTGGTTTCCCGCCggtggaggaggtggaggagctgagccaggagctgctgcggGAGCTGAGCTCGGGCTGCACCGAGGAGCTGCTGCGGCGGGGGCTGCACCGGCGGGAGCGGCTGCACCGGCGGCTCCGGGAGGCGCAGGGCAAGGCccgggagctggcacagg GTCTGGCCGAGGCCGAGGCCGGGCTCTGCCATCGCCTCCGGGGCGCTCAGGCCGACGTCCAGCGGCTCCGCGGccggaggcaggagctggacacGGAGCTGGAGcgggcccagggcagcctgagcGGTGCCAGGGACAAAACCCA GGCGCTGCGCCGggccctggaggagctgcaggagcagctgcagcagctggagcagcaccaggaggaggaggaggaggagcacagCCTTCCTCCCGACGT GTACGTGGCCCAGCTGTACTACGAGATCAGCAGGATCGACTGGGACTGCAGCGCCCAGCCCGGCCACATCCGAGGGG TTCACTACGGCCCTGACATCGCCGTGCCCCTGGACCTGGACGGGGCCCAGCACTCGGGGACCTTCGTCAGCGATTTCCTCTGGGGGCTGGTGCCCACCGAGTGGAGACCCCGGAGACCCCCGGTGCTGCCCCGGGAGCCGCTGGCACCgtga
- the BEST2 gene encoding bestrophin-2a: protein MTVTYTSRVATARFGGFSRLLLLWRGSIYKLLYRELLLFLTAYLGLSLAYRFLLSEEQRRLFEKLVLYCDKSAELIPVSFVLGFYVALVLERWWGQFRTVPAPDGLMVAVGSSVRGSDARGRLLRRTLLRYGSLAALLVLRAVSTPVYKRFPTTDHLVQAGFLTREERRRLEALRSPYNKFWVPCVWFGALAGRARQEGRIGDDCALKLLMEELNRFRAHCSLLFHYDWISVPLVYTQVVTIAVYTFFLTCLVGRQFLDPAQGYPGHELDLGVPVFTLLQFFFYVGWLKVAEQLINPFGEDDDDFETNTLIDRNFQVSMLAVDELYGAVPEPERDRFWDAAVPRPPYTAAAAPPPRRPFRGSAFDVTLAKEDLQFQPLEELGDPPGEPLDPPPESSPEPPPGDGDPQERWLLHPKAELGL from the exons atGACCGTCACCTACACGTCCCGCGTGGCCACCGCGCGCTTCGGGGGCTTCtcgcggctgctgctgctgtggcgcGGGAGCATCTACAAACTGCTCTACCgggagctgctcctcttcctcaccgCCTAcctggggctcagcctggcctaCCG GTTCCTGCTGTCCGAGGAGCAGCGGCGCCTCTTTGAGAAGCTGGTGCTGTACTGCGACAAATCGGCCGAGCTGATCCCCGTGTCCTTCGTGCTCG GTTTTTACGTGGCGCTGGTGCTGGAGCGCTGGTGGGGGCAGTTCCGGACGGTGCCGGCCCCGGACGGGCTCATGGTGGCCGTGGGCAGCAGCGTGAGGGGCTCGGACGCGCGGGGGCGGCTCCTGCGCCGGACGCTGCTGCGCTACGGGAGCCTGGCGGCGCTGCTGGTGCTCAGGGCGGTCAGCACGCCCGTGTACAAGAGATTCCCCACCACTGACCACCTGGTACAGGCCG GGTTCCTGACGCGCGAGGAGCGGCGCCGGCTCGAGGCTCTGCGCTCTCCCTACAACAAGTTCTGGGTGCCGTGCGTGTGGTTCGGGGCGctggcggggcgggcgcggcagGAGGGGCGCATCGGGGACGACTGCGCGCTCAAGCTGCTCATGGAG GAGCTGAACCGGTTCCGGGCCCACTGCAGCCTCCTGTTCCACTACGACTGGATCAGCGTCCCCCTGGTGTACACacag gtgGTGACCATCGCCGTTTACACCTTTTTCCTCACCTGCCTGGTGGGGCGGCAGTTCCTGGACCCCGCCCAGGGCTACCCCGGGCACGAGCTGGACCTGGGCGTGCCCGTGTTCACCCTGCTGCAGTTCTTCTTCTACGTGGGCTGGCTCAAg gtggcagagcagctcattAACCCCTTCGGGGAGGATGACGACGACTTTGAGACCAACACCCTGATCGACCGCAACTTCCAG GTGTCCATGCTGGCCGTGGACGAGCTCTACGGGGCGGTGCCGGAGCCGGAGCGGGATCGGTTCTGGGACGCCGCCGTTCCCCGCCCCCCCTACACGGCCGCGGCCGCgccccccccgcgccgcccctTCCGCGGCTCCGCCTTCGACGTCAC CCTGGCCAAGGAGGATTTGCAGTTCCAGCCCCTGGAGGAGCTCGGGGACCCCCCGGGAGAGCCCCTGGACCCCCCCCCCGAGagcagccccgagccccccccgGGGGATGGGGACCCCCAGGAGCGGTGGCTGCTGCACCCCAAGGCCgagctggggctgtga